GTTAGTTTGATCGGCAATCTCTCTAATGACTTCTAATATTGTTCCAATCTCTTTTGATGCTTCACCTAATTTTTGAATATTTTCGCCAGATTTTGAGACAGATGTTGATAGAGTTTTTACATATTGAACTGCAACTAAAAGATCATTTCTTCCATTGTTTGCCAAATCCTTGACGGATGTCACTTCATTAGAAATATCAGCTATGTTATTCGTGATCTCTTGGATTGTGGCACTCATCTCATGAATTGCAACTTCAACCTGTGAGACTTTATTAGTTAAGTGCTCTATCGCTTTTGACATTTCTTTTGAAGATAAATCGATTGTGTTTGATGAATTAGTTACACTGTCTGCAGATCTTTTAACTTTGAATAACGTATTATTCATCTGATGTTTCATATCTTCTACATTTTCTATTATCATTCCCATTTCATCTTTTCTTTTATATGCTACATCTTTTGACAAATCTCCTGATGCTATAGTTTTGAAATCTTCGGATAAGATGGATAAAGGCTTTCCAATAAATTTTGTGAATATAAAGTTAATTACGAAGAATAATATGATCATTATTATCAAACTAATTACAGCAAACCAAAATTTTATATTTTTTATTGCATCTCCAATAAATTCATCTTCATAGGAACCTGCAGTGATTATCCAATCTAAATTTTTATAATATTCGAAAGCTACAATTTTGTATCTACCTTCCCAAGGGTATCTTATAACACCTGTTTTTTTGTTTAATATCTCTTTTATAAAATCGAAGTTTGAAACATTTTCTCCTTCTTTTTTTGGATGAACAATCAAGACTCCTTTCGAATCTATGATATAATAGTAACCGGTAGTACCTATTTTTGTGTTTTTAATGACAGTTTTTACTTTTTCTTTTACTTTTTGTGTTAATACCCCAGCTTCTCCTATATAATCGTTTTCATTGATAGTTGCTACCAATATGGCGTTATAATCTTCAAGATAGCTATATGATGCATAGACTACTGGCTTAGTTGGATCAGTTGTTCTAGTGTATCTAATAAAACCATTTTTTTTACTTAAGATCTCTTCGATATGAGGTTGACCTTTTAGGCTTTTACCTTCATTAGTTGGATGAATCAGTAATAATCCGTTGTTATCTAAGAGATAAAAATATCCCTTTTCACCAATTTTTTGTTTACTTAATATTTCTTTTAATTCTGTTAATGATCTAATTTTT
The window above is part of the Calditerrivibrio sp. genome. Proteins encoded here:
- a CDS encoding methyl-accepting chemotaxis protein — its product is SSEIATQLKTQVILIKSFIEDIDIALEDSIEKSKQKAEKDLKSLIDNTLKEIKQKKIRSLTELKEILSKQKIGEKGYFYLLDNNGLLLIHPTNEGKSLKGQPHIEEILSKKNGFIRYTRTTDPTKPVVYASYSYLEDYNAILVATINENDYIGEAGVLTQKVKEKVKTVIKNTKIGTTGYYYIIDSKGVLIVHPKKEGENVSNFDFIKEILNKKTGVIRYPWEGRYKIVAFEYYKNLDWIITAGSYEDEFIGDAIKNIKFWFAVISLIIMIILFFVINFIFTKFIGKPLSILSEDFKTIASGDLSKDVAYKRKDEMGMIIENVEDMKHQMNNTLFKVKRSADSVTNSSNTIDLSSKEMSKAIEHLTNKVSQVEVAIHEMSATIQEITNNIADISNEVTSVKDLANNGRNDLLVAVQYVKTLSTSVSKSGENIQKLGEASKEIGTILEVIREIADQTNLLALNAAIEAARAGEFGRGFAVVADEIRKLAERTTKSISEINTMINNIQKEVNNSVNDVYGITKSAQESVIIIEKLNQSFSKILDGVVEIADKINSVATAVEQQSSAASEISSSMSEVSAVAEENASIAEQNRMQAENLRELAKDLLNLVAQFKLKEC